In Shouchella patagoniensis, the following are encoded in one genomic region:
- a CDS encoding DUF4760 domain-containing protein: MTNFEVIRAVFEILYFIAGIGMIVTLLLGLKQLKVLKEDIETKNKRAAVEKSLEYMDDFSKTIIPIVNKMMVVFDEKDIPKVSPTLNDRFLPDKTHETDEVKNFVFQVTELGALDVLNRLEFFSTAIVSGLADEEISFKPTVTSFTSIVMFLYPVVCDYRKSDRNQFSNLIELYSVWSGKLKKEDLEYIRDKLDQNIAQIPEANIKSIGVK; the protein is encoded by the coding sequence TTGACGAATTTTGAAGTAATTAGAGCTGTTTTTGAAATATTATACTTCATAGCTGGTATAGGTATGATCGTAACACTTTTGCTTGGCTTAAAGCAGTTAAAGGTTTTAAAAGAGGATATTGAGACAAAAAATAAAAGAGCTGCGGTTGAAAAAAGTTTAGAATATATGGATGATTTTTCTAAAACGATAATTCCTATAGTAAATAAGATGATGGTGGTATTTGATGAGAAGGACATCCCGAAAGTATCGCCGACACTAAACGATAGGTTTTTACCTGATAAAACTCATGAAACAGATGAAGTCAAAAACTTTGTGTTCCAAGTTACCGAACTAGGCGCATTAGATGTCCTGAATAGACTAGAATTTTTTAGTACTGCAATAGTTAGTGGTTTGGCTGATGAAGAGATCTCATTTAAACCTACCGTAACATCTTTCACAAGCATTGTTATGTTTCTTTATCCAGTAGTTTGTGATTATAGAAAAAGCGATAGAAATCAGTTTTCGAATTTAATTGAGTTATATTCAGTATGGAGCGGAAAGTTAAAAAAAGAAGACCTGGAATATATTAGAGATAAATTAGATCAGAACATAGCTCAAATTCCAGAGGCTAACATAAAAAGTATAGGTGTGAAATGA
- a CDS encoding DUF6241 domain-containing protein: MRNRPIWLVVIGILFMFLLYLGYNIAETVIRSSESGSNYDSSAEFEQDNEMKPEVTDIEINFKETNNENLKELFPDVMTSREMEETIHFMTHGLVHAEQKWGEVEITEDRIERLLYVAERNADTYKHGNQYVEMLKRWNDGDFSKAVRDHNFIWDLWGGTVGKATRLLTPGEIEKYNETHFK, encoded by the coding sequence ATGAGAAATAGACCGATTTGGCTTGTCGTTATAGGTATATTATTTATGTTCCTTCTTTATTTAGGATATAACATTGCGGAAACAGTTATAAGAAGTTCTGAAAGCGGTAGCAATTATGACTCGAGTGCTGAATTTGAACAAGACAATGAAATGAAGCCTGAAGTTACCGACATTGAAATAAACTTCAAGGAAACGAACAATGAAAATTTAAAAGAATTGTTCCCTGATGTTATGACTTCTCGTGAAATGGAAGAAACGATACATTTCATGACGCATGGTTTGGTTCATGCCGAACAGAAATGGGGCGAGGTTGAAATAACCGAAGATCGGATTGAACGGTTGCTATACGTCGCTGAACGCAATGCTGATACATATAAACACGGTAATCAATACGTTGAAATGCTAAAACGTTGGAATGATGGTGATTTCTCAAAAGCAGTTCGAGATCACAATTTCATTTGGGATTTATGGGGCGGTACGGTTGGAAAGGCAACAAGATTATTGACTCCCGGTGAAATTGAAAAATATAACGAAACCCATTTTAAGTAA
- a CDS encoding phage tail family protein, whose product MEYKHDIFAPVYKRLKVPATKDNFTIKYDDGSMLNMASDLFTLIRSFSIESPNPTVYRRAIQGKPGATVTGRDLNERQIRVVCELYALNEVDYTLAEKELYKALYKDAEFYIVQDAMPTRQWRVTVDEAFTPTQEGSTAEFTITFTVSSGFAESIGALDDPQTFDYDWSFADNMPLYEDFSYTHSTRSFPIYNLGDVTLDPNNAPVYQIFYTGASNGLTIENRTTGDVWRYSGTTRTGDTLVIDTVFARVNGLPVTDLTNWADLRFAPGRNDIRITGTSGSFEIKFDFRFLYF is encoded by the coding sequence ATGGAATATAAGCACGACATATTCGCGCCGGTATATAAGCGATTAAAGGTTCCAGCAACAAAAGATAATTTCACGATTAAATACGATGATGGGTCGATGCTTAATATGGCGTCCGACCTTTTTACGCTGATCAGGAGTTTTAGTATTGAGTCTCCGAACCCCACCGTTTATCGTCGCGCTATACAAGGTAAGCCGGGCGCCACCGTAACGGGACGGGACTTAAACGAGCGTCAAATCCGCGTTGTCTGCGAACTATACGCGCTCAATGAAGTCGATTATACACTCGCGGAAAAGGAACTGTATAAGGCGTTATATAAGGATGCCGAGTTTTATATCGTACAGGACGCGATGCCTACGAGACAGTGGCGGGTTACGGTCGACGAAGCGTTTACGCCTACGCAAGAGGGATCGACCGCGGAGTTTACGATTACCTTCACGGTATCCTCCGGTTTCGCCGAATCAATTGGCGCGTTAGACGATCCGCAGACGTTCGACTACGATTGGTCGTTTGCTGACAATATGCCGCTTTACGAAGACTTTTCGTATACGCATTCCACACGATCGTTTCCGATTTACAATCTAGGAGACGTGACGCTAGACCCGAATAACGCGCCGGTTTATCAGATTTTCTATACGGGCGCAAGTAACGGATTAACGATAGAAAATCGGACGACTGGCGATGTTTGGCGATATAGCGGGACAACTCGCACGGGAGACACGTTAGTAATCGATACAGTATTTGCGCGAGTTAACGGGTTGCCAGTGACAGACCTAACAAACTGGGCGGATTTACGCTTCGCGCCGGGCAGGAACGATATACGAATAACGGGAACGAGCGGGAGTTTCGAAATTAAATTCGACTTCCGCTTTTTATATTTCTAA
- a CDS encoding metal ABC transporter solute-binding protein, Zn/Mn family, whose product MKSYTFLIASLSSIAFLSACGDSDSNNDTSKEQLTIKTSIFPYEDWTKKIGGDFVHVSTVVPVGADAHTYEPTPQEMIEVAEADAFIYNGANFEAFAASIVSAIKNQDVHILEGATQTSLIDSNHDHGHHGHNDASHDHESNGDVLIEGLSDHYHTGDSVELMIDAEEDTHSNNWSWYTKHGDGEWELTEHEGTNEYTGVVNESHQVKAILHGEEVAQSDVITLTIDDHDGHSHGDEDPHVWLDPIRSIEIAASIRDTLTQLMPEQEAYFIDNFESLEQEFQELDQAFQELADESILDTFIVSHAGYGYWESRYGIKQIGIAGISPTSEPSQSELIKTVELAQDLGLNHVVFEPNITPRVAEVVQNHLDADSLLIHPLEALTEEDKENNADYFSLMYENIETLNIALND is encoded by the coding sequence ATGAAATCATATACATTTTTAATTGCAAGCCTCTCCTCCATTGCTTTCTTAAGTGCTTGTGGAGATAGTGACTCAAACAATGATACATCAAAAGAACAGCTAACAATTAAAACATCCATTTTCCCTTACGAGGATTGGACCAAGAAAATTGGTGGTGATTTTGTTCATGTATCAACAGTCGTTCCAGTTGGTGCTGACGCCCACACATATGAGCCAACTCCACAGGAAATGATTGAAGTTGCAGAAGCTGATGCTTTCATATATAACGGCGCTAATTTTGAAGCTTTTGCGGCCAGTATTGTTTCCGCTATAAAAAATCAAGACGTTCATATTTTGGAAGGCGCTACTCAAACCAGTTTAATCGACAGCAATCATGACCATGGACACCATGGACATAATGATGCAAGTCATGATCATGAAAGCAATGGAGATGTCTTAATTGAAGGACTCTCTGATCACTATCATACTGGTGACTCAGTTGAATTAATGATTGATGCAGAAGAAGATACTCATTCTAACAACTGGTCTTGGTATACGAAGCATGGAGATGGCGAGTGGGAACTGACCGAACATGAAGGTACAAATGAATATACTGGAGTGGTTAATGAAAGTCATCAAGTAAAAGCGATTCTGCACGGTGAAGAAGTAGCCCAAAGTGACGTTATAACACTTACAATTGATGACCACGATGGACATAGCCACGGTGATGAAGACCCTCATGTATGGCTTGATCCGATTCGTTCGATTGAAATTGCCGCATCCATTCGTGACACGCTTACACAATTAATGCCAGAGCAGGAAGCGTACTTCATAGATAATTTTGAATCACTCGAACAGGAATTCCAGGAACTTGATCAAGCATTTCAAGAACTTGCTGATGAGTCAATTTTAGACACATTCATCGTTTCTCACGCTGGTTATGGTTACTGGGAGAGTCGTTACGGTATTAAACAAATTGGTATTGCTGGCATTTCTCCAACAAGTGAACCTTCCCAAAGTGAACTAATTAAAACGGTTGAACTTGCCCAAGACCTAGGCTTAAATCATGTTGTTTTTGAACCTAATATTACACCTAGGGTTGCAGAAGTGGTTCAGAACCATCTTGATGCGGACTCTCTTCTCATCCACCCACTCGAAGCTTTGACTGAAGAAGATAAAGAAAACAATGCCGATTATTTTTCACTTATGTATGAAAACATCGAAACATTAAACATTGCTCTTAATGACTAG
- a CDS encoding alpha/beta hydrolase, whose product MKAILASILLLLIGTTACSHEKPLINETNEELLMLLSNSEFETVYEDYFSEELKENLSIPQLSDLWEELTLALGAFAGAADYLESDGGSGNTVVETQLSFSNGHAESRMIFNEKTELIALSFEIGDLLPDSIVEEPVIIGEGGPFELEGMLTLPTKVDSPFPAIVIVHGSGPSDRDGTAYAYKPYKDLAWGLAENGIAVLRYDKRSLIYPESFDASVTIHEETIEDAIAAGSLLDQDERISSVYLVGHSLGGMVAPRALAQSDIFAGMVSLAGSLRSLPDIIQDQNIYFHEIGHLTDEEMNDAMADFIKSENLDELEDSDILFGMPAKYFKDLEAFDDHSFLENTHKPILIMQGEDDFQVTASEDFLSWSEALRHHPDAETKLYPGLNHMFIHYEGPGQGTLDEYLIPGKVEKKVIQDLSNWLLSRERKE is encoded by the coding sequence ATGAAAGCAATTCTTGCGTCCATCTTGTTACTTTTAATTGGTACTACAGCTTGTTCGCATGAAAAACCACTAATAAACGAGACAAACGAAGAATTATTAATGCTTCTTTCGAATAGCGAATTCGAAACCGTATATGAAGATTACTTTTCCGAAGAACTTAAAGAAAATCTCTCTATCCCTCAATTATCCGACCTATGGGAAGAACTCACACTTGCACTTGGAGCATTTGCTGGTGCGGCAGATTATCTAGAAAGCGATGGAGGCAGTGGCAATACTGTTGTCGAAACTCAGCTCTCTTTTTCAAATGGCCACGCAGAATCACGAATGATCTTTAACGAAAAAACAGAATTAATTGCACTTTCTTTTGAAATAGGAGACTTACTCCCTGATTCGATTGTAGAGGAACCTGTCATTATTGGCGAAGGAGGCCCCTTCGAACTCGAAGGAATGCTTACTCTTCCTACTAAAGTAGACTCCCCCTTCCCTGCAATAGTCATTGTTCATGGATCAGGACCGAGTGATCGAGATGGGACAGCGTACGCTTATAAACCCTATAAAGATCTCGCCTGGGGATTAGCAGAAAACGGTATTGCTGTGCTACGTTATGATAAACGGTCACTCATTTATCCAGAATCTTTTGATGCCTCAGTCACAATTCATGAGGAGACGATTGAAGATGCCATTGCTGCTGGCAGTCTGCTTGATCAAGATGAGCGCATCTCTTCCGTTTATCTAGTTGGCCACAGTTTAGGGGGAATGGTCGCCCCTCGAGCACTTGCCCAAAGTGACATTTTTGCTGGTATGGTTTCCCTTGCTGGCTCCTTGCGCTCATTACCTGATATTATTCAAGATCAAAATATTTACTTTCATGAGATTGGTCATCTTACTGATGAAGAAATGAATGATGCCATGGCAGATTTTATAAAAAGCGAAAATTTAGACGAACTAGAAGATAGCGATATTCTCTTCGGGATGCCCGCAAAGTATTTTAAAGATTTAGAGGCTTTTGATGACCACTCTTTTTTAGAAAATACACATAAACCGATTCTAATCATGCAAGGTGAAGATGATTTCCAAGTAACAGCCAGCGAAGATTTTTTAAGTTGGTCAGAGGCTCTGCGCCATCATCCGGATGCAGAAACGAAACTGTACCCAGGACTGAATCACATGTTTATCCATTATGAGGGTCCTGGACAAGGGACACTAGATGAATACTTAATCCCTGGAAAGGTTGAGAAAAAAGTGATTCAAGACCTTAGTAATTGGCTCTTGTCACGAGAAAGGAAGGAATGA
- a CDS encoding N-acetylmuramoyl-L-alanine amidase: MMPKLVQDFIPKSNGNRPGFAMTPEYITVHETGNRSAGANAEMHGRFIKNPSTAASWHITVDDGDVAIQHLPFNENGWHCGDGRDGTGNRKSIGIEICVNSDGDFEKAKQNAAFIIRDLMDRFNIPMSKVVQHWDWSRKNCPQNIRANEGFPAFKQRIPASVNAAPTKPAAKPAPKPSGKSIDQLADEVIAGKHGTGDARKKSLGSQFAAVQARVNEKLGAKPKPAAKTNAQLAQEVIDGKWGNNPQRNQRLNSAGHNASAVQAEVNRILGGGKSTASNRKSIDQLAREVINGKWGNNPQRSQRLKAAGYDANAVQRRVNQLL; encoded by the coding sequence ATGATGCCGAAATTAGTACAAGACTTTATCCCGAAGAGTAACGGAAATCGACCGGGCTTCGCGATGACGCCCGAATATATCACGGTACATGAAACGGGCAACCGGAGCGCAGGCGCCAACGCGGAGATGCACGGGCGATTCATTAAAAACCCGTCTACCGCCGCGAGCTGGCATATTACCGTAGACGATGGCGACGTGGCAATTCAGCATTTACCGTTCAACGAAAACGGATGGCATTGCGGAGATGGGCGGGATGGTACCGGCAACCGTAAGTCGATCGGAATTGAAATCTGCGTAAATAGCGACGGCGACTTCGAAAAGGCGAAGCAAAACGCGGCGTTTATTATTCGCGACTTAATGGATCGCTTTAATATTCCGATGAGCAAGGTCGTTCAACACTGGGATTGGTCGCGCAAGAATTGCCCGCAGAATATCCGCGCTAACGAAGGCTTTCCGGCGTTTAAGCAGCGTATACCCGCGTCAGTTAACGCAGCCCCTACGAAGCCGGCGGCTAAGCCCGCGCCGAAGCCCTCCGGCAAGTCTATCGATCAACTCGCGGATGAAGTAATAGCGGGCAAGCACGGTACCGGGGATGCGCGTAAGAAATCGCTCGGCTCTCAATTTGCAGCGGTACAGGCGCGAGTAAACGAGAAGCTAGGCGCGAAACCGAAACCGGCGGCGAAAACTAACGCTCAACTCGCGCAAGAAGTAATCGACGGCAAATGGGGCAATAACCCGCAGCGAAACCAGCGCCTTAATAGCGCCGGGCACAACGCCAGCGCCGTTCAAGCGGAGGTTAACCGTATCTTAGGCGGTGGGAAATCAACGGCGAGCAATCGTAAGTCAATCGATCAGCTGGCGCGAGAGGTTATCAACGGCAAGTGGGGTAACAATCCGCAACGGTCGCAGCGCCTAAAAGCGGCGGGTTACGATGCCAATGCGGTACAGCGTCGCGTAAATCAATTACTTTAG
- a CDS encoding polysaccharide deacetylase family protein, with protein MAQINTPLNRQVAQRLEYIDDIHELSTESDARSREAKDSADKSSHLSDVTAKQLTESLKEGDQPAETQAARVNGVTGEVSETLPARLDKDYGETTAQLAHTEQNKFKSSLVNHKKPKGYITLVDDDGHKGVYTKLAPLLRQYRIKMTSAVITDRNHGFPIPGLPAYNPNGAFMSYEMMRELYEEGLIEFVCHTHTHNINHRLTDMTVEEMHHELKTNQDIIRRLGWNHRHLVYPFGSQNAAVRDVVRQYFDSAFVTSGGVISAPFDQYRMNRVGVDAPHTANDVKARIDEAVRQNTWVVLMTHVDQYGGLDLNKLREIIEYALSQGYEFVTVEKGIQEFGNLAQFGNTTICHNGKIHGNELGKVKIAAFQEYRPNAPMTDFEPRKITIDHSRLADMAAYNLPNPVPGVVTTYRHAEDQYSYQTYTSVYTSSEHRVWYRRWDWNNKVWGKWYTTNGYEFAFFGEYPNNAPMTAFPINKVIHLKVRQVDASEYNITADTSIGGIYGKIEVYRDPEEAYSYQKFTAVNRDHVFYRTWNRTNNTWNKWSAKDFEFFARIDDYENNAPITDFPYRKIIQLKVRMMDAADYGLPSTYAGIIEVYRDPEEYYSYQKFVAPRQKKELFRYWDLDNNRWSSWSSAE; from the coding sequence ATGGCGCAAATTAATACGCCTTTGAATCGCCAAGTGGCGCAGAGGCTCGAATATATTGACGATATTCACGAATTATCAACGGAATCGGACGCGCGGAGCCGTGAAGCTAAAGACAGCGCAGATAAATCGTCTCACCTGTCGGATGTAACCGCGAAGCAGTTGACGGAATCCCTAAAGGAAGGCGACCAGCCGGCGGAAACGCAAGCGGCGCGAGTGAACGGAGTAACGGGAGAGGTATCGGAGACATTACCGGCAAGGCTCGATAAGGATTACGGGGAGACTACCGCGCAGTTGGCACATACTGAGCAGAATAAATTTAAATCATCTTTAGTCAATCATAAAAAACCTAAAGGTTACATTACCTTAGTTGATGATGATGGTCACAAAGGTGTGTACACCAAATTAGCTCCATTGTTAAGGCAGTACCGCATAAAGATGACATCTGCTGTTATTACTGATCGAAATCATGGGTTTCCGATACCTGGACTGCCTGCATATAATCCGAATGGTGCTTTTATGTCTTACGAAATGATGCGAGAGTTGTATGAAGAGGGTCTCATTGAATTTGTGTGCCATACTCATACGCACAATATTAATCATCGTTTAACAGATATGACGGTGGAAGAAATGCATCATGAGCTTAAAACAAATCAAGATATCATACGTAGACTTGGCTGGAATCATCGTCATTTAGTGTACCCGTTTGGTTCTCAAAATGCCGCAGTACGTGATGTAGTAAGACAGTATTTTGATAGTGCATTTGTCACTAGTGGTGGAGTTATTTCAGCTCCATTTGATCAATATAGAATGAACCGTGTAGGTGTCGATGCCCCACACACCGCCAATGATGTAAAAGCTAGAATCGATGAAGCGGTAAGGCAGAATACATGGGTTGTCTTAATGACTCATGTAGATCAATACGGTGGATTAGATTTAAATAAACTTCGGGAGATTATAGAATACGCTTTATCACAAGGGTATGAGTTTGTAACAGTAGAAAAAGGTATTCAAGAGTTTGGGAACCTTGCTCAATTTGGTAATACTACAATTTGTCACAATGGCAAAATTCACGGAAATGAATTGGGTAAAGTGAAGATTGCTGCCTTCCAAGAGTATAGACCTAATGCACCTATGACTGATTTTGAGCCAAGGAAAATAACAATTGACCATTCGCGACTTGCAGATATGGCAGCATATAATCTTCCTAATCCTGTTCCAGGTGTAGTTACAACGTATAGACATGCAGAGGATCAATACTCTTATCAAACGTATACCTCTGTTTATACAAGTTCCGAGCATCGTGTTTGGTATCGCAGATGGGATTGGAATAATAAGGTTTGGGGGAAATGGTACACAACAAACGGGTATGAATTCGCCTTTTTTGGTGAGTATCCTAATAATGCACCAATGACCGCTTTTCCAATTAACAAAGTAATACATCTCAAAGTGAGACAAGTTGATGCTAGTGAATATAACATCACTGCTGATACATCCATTGGTGGCATATACGGAAAAATTGAAGTGTATCGTGATCCTGAAGAAGCGTACTCCTATCAAAAATTTACGGCTGTTAACAGAGACCATGTTTTTTACCGAACGTGGAATCGAACCAATAATACTTGGAACAAATGGTCAGCGAAAGATTTTGAGTTTTTTGCGCGGATTGACGATTATGAAAACAATGCACCGATCACTGATTTTCCGTATCGGAAGATTATACAACTTAAAGTGAGAATGATGGACGCGGCTGATTACGGCTTACCATCTACGTATGCAGGCATAATTGAGGTGTATAGAGACCCAGAGGAATATTACTCATATCAAAAATTTGTTGCTCCTAGGCAGAAAAAAGAGTTATTTCGTTACTGGGATTTAGATAACAATAGATGGTCTAGCTGGTCATCAGCCGAATAA
- a CDS encoding LURP-one-related/scramblase family protein, with the protein MDFYVKQRVFSFNDQFTVFDHNQEAVYNVDGKFFSLGNQLAITTTDGQPVLQIKQKLFSFLPRYTISNDEKELCSVAKKMTFFRAKYEIEPLNWSIEGSLFDHHYRVMEGQTEIMAVEKQWLSWGDTYHLTIHDDRHQTIGVALMIVLDMVHHQSKNNGN; encoded by the coding sequence ATGGATTTCTATGTAAAGCAAAGAGTTTTTTCATTTAATGATCAATTTACTGTCTTTGATCATAATCAAGAGGCGGTCTATAACGTAGACGGCAAATTCTTTTCTCTTGGAAATCAGTTAGCAATCACTACAACGGATGGGCAACCAGTTTTACAAATCAAACAAAAGCTCTTTTCTTTTTTGCCTCGCTATACAATCTCAAATGATGAGAAGGAACTGTGTAGCGTAGCGAAAAAGATGACGTTTTTCCGAGCGAAATACGAGATTGAACCATTAAATTGGTCGATTGAGGGGAGTTTATTTGACCATCATTATAGAGTTATGGAAGGTCAGACAGAAATTATGGCTGTTGAAAAACAATGGCTTAGTTGGGGGGATACATACCATTTGACAATTCATGATGACAGACATCAAACAATTGGCGTCGCATTAATGATTGTTCTCGATATGGTGCATCACCAATCAAAGAATAATGGGAATTAA
- a CDS encoding phage holin, translated as MTKINWKVRWKQKPFIVAFVSAALLAADAVAGLFGVGLPEGLALDIQNAVEPVLYVLVLIGIIVDPTTDGVDDSVQAQRYEEPRRK; from the coding sequence ATGACGAAGATTAACTGGAAAGTACGCTGGAAGCAGAAGCCGTTTATCGTGGCGTTTGTCTCCGCGGCATTACTCGCAGCCGACGCGGTGGCGGGCTTATTTGGCGTGGGATTACCGGAAGGGCTCGCGCTAGATATACAAAACGCGGTAGAGCCGGTACTTTACGTGCTAGTCCTGATCGGTATTATCGTGGACCCTACGACTGACGGCGTGGATGACTCGGTACAGGCGCAGAGGTACGAGGAGCCGCGGCGAAAGTAG
- a CDS encoding MEDS domain-containing protein gives MLYAYEETEIYVNQSVEFVENGVKSSFHVLCIENLRVFPQVEKKLKALLTDEELKTVHHINNFDFYLSSSSYHPPAILEYFNNTVQHFVQNKIPFRSWAHVEWNTLKEPYRLIEDSENEVDKAVHEISFTLI, from the coding sequence ATTCTTTATGCTTATGAGGAGACTGAGATCTATGTCAATCAATCGGTTGAATTTGTAGAGAATGGTGTGAAATCTAGTTTTCACGTTCTTTGCATAGAAAATTTACGTGTGTTCCCTCAAGTAGAGAAGAAACTAAAAGCTTTATTAACAGATGAAGAACTGAAGACGGTACATCATATAAACAATTTTGATTTTTACCTTTCAAGTAGTAGCTACCATCCTCCTGCAATTCTGGAGTACTTTAATAATACTGTGCAGCATTTCGTGCAAAATAAGATCCCTTTCCGGTCATGGGCTCATGTGGAGTGGAATACGTTGAAAGAGCCTTATCGTCTAATTGAAGATTCTGAAAACGAAGTTGATAAAGCCGTTCATGAAATTTCCTTTACCCTTATTTGA
- a CDS encoding DUF3887 domain-containing protein, with product MVPLNEETAAEISPEELEVTWSGLVNSLGSYISYKYERTLELKESTETVVLTSSFETGDIAVLIIVDQSKQICGFHIE from the coding sequence CTGGTCCCTTTAAACGAGGAAACAGCAGCAGAGATAAGTCCTGAAGAACTAGAAGTCACTTGGTCCGGATTAGTAAACTCACTCGGTTCATATATTAGCTATAAGTACGAACGTACACTAGAGCTAAAAGAGAGCACAGAAACCGTTGTACTAACCAGCTCCTTCGAAACCGGCGATATTGCCGTTCTCATCATTGTTGACCAGTCAAAGCAAATTTGTGGTTTCCATATTGAATAA
- a CDS encoding phage tail protein → MYANYTIPPVLTVTPMRGPTERLTDFSDFRRRRRINEEDSVAFTLHKTDRNAEQFDALNGHARVSLDGVAYVLADHEREHFGGSTEKSVTAEQEIEYGLGAVYQDVSITKTMWINEALENAFRGTGWSFVVVGTFTSREFENFGGASGWRLFLQILGRYDAEYDVSGRTVLIHNRIGRVTDGQLRHGHNLNTLRESINETVVRTYIEGVGALDDDGNPVVTANYTSPNAGKYVDPTTGKRVLLHADKYSNKTIYHYDTLLANLKTALQDYPDYNITVTYEELRKNGVKLHDFDLGDYVWVIYEPLGIRLQARVLMIEDYPFNPEKSPIIELGNFSWDVKRTVSAQSKVAAKVTNVENAAKQSQTIAVRAEITAKEALAGVGGGSETLTSHINDNRRHFTDVDRAKLEDAETEQGAQSKATTAQTNAKTYTDAQVAALMTELSDLKARVTALENGQPPTEGGE, encoded by the coding sequence ATGTACGCCAATTATACAATCCCCCCGGTGCTCACCGTCACTCCCATGCGCGGCCCCACCGAACGCCTAACGGACTTCTCCGATTTTCGCCGGCGTCGACGCATCAACGAGGAAGACTCCGTAGCCTTTACGCTTCACAAAACGGATAGGAACGCGGAACAATTCGACGCCCTTAACGGTCATGCTCGCGTTAGCTTGGACGGCGTTGCTTATGTACTCGCGGATCATGAGCGGGAGCATTTCGGTGGCTCAACGGAAAAGTCGGTAACAGCGGAACAGGAAATTGAATACGGACTCGGCGCGGTGTATCAAGACGTGTCGATAACGAAGACCATGTGGATCAACGAAGCGCTAGAAAATGCGTTTCGCGGAACCGGGTGGTCTTTTGTCGTTGTAGGAACGTTTACCTCGCGTGAGTTCGAAAACTTCGGCGGCGCTTCCGGTTGGCGGTTATTCCTACAAATACTCGGGCGATACGATGCAGAGTACGATGTTAGCGGGCGGACGGTGTTAATCCACAACCGCATTGGACGCGTCACAGACGGACAACTTCGGCATGGGCACAACCTTAATACTCTGCGCGAGTCGATTAATGAGACGGTGGTTCGTACGTATATCGAAGGAGTTGGCGCACTTGATGACGACGGTAATCCGGTCGTAACCGCAAATTATACGTCACCAAACGCGGGAAAGTACGTCGATCCTACCACGGGTAAGCGCGTTCTGTTGCACGCCGACAAATACTCGAACAAGACGATTTATCATTACGATACTTTGCTAGCGAATCTCAAGACAGCGTTACAGGACTATCCGGACTACAACATTACGGTCACATACGAAGAGTTGCGTAAAAACGGCGTGAAGCTTCATGATTTTGACTTAGGGGATTACGTTTGGGTTATTTACGAACCGCTGGGCATTCGCTTACAAGCGCGAGTGTTGATGATCGAAGATTACCCGTTTAATCCCGAGAAGAGTCCGATAATCGAACTTGGTAATTTTTCGTGGGACGTCAAGCGGACGGTTTCAGCTCAATCTAAGGTTGCAGCGAAAGTTACTAATGTGGAAAATGCGGCGAAACAATCGCAAACGATCGCAGTCCGTGCGGAGATTACCGCCAAAGAAGCGCTCGCAGGCGTAGGTGGCGGCTCCGAAACGTTGACGTCACATATCAACGATAATAGACGCCACTTCACCGACGTAGATCGCGCGAAGCTAGAGGACGCGGAAACAGAGCAAGGCGCGCAATCAAAAGCCACCACCGCGCAAACGAACGCTAAGACGTACACCGACGCTCAAGTAGCCGCATTAATGACGGAACTAAGCGATCTCAAGGCGCGAGTCACCGCGTTAGAAAATGGGCAACCCCCAACGGAAGGAGGCGAGTAA